The Stackebrandtia nassauensis DSM 44728 genome includes the window AAGCCAGGTACGGGGCGGTCTGACCGGTCAGCGGGATCAGCTTGGTGACACCGCCGAGGACCACGAACACCTGGTAGCCGAGCGCGAACGACAGTCCGCCGACGAACAGCTTCCCGAAGGAGTCGCGGACGCCGAGACCGGCGCGCATGCCCCGGGTGACCAGAACCAGGTACAGCATCAGGATCGAGACCAGACCGAACAGGCCCAGTTCCTCGCCGAGTCCGGCGAAGATGAAGTCGCTGTCGGCGGCCGGGTTCGTCTCCTGCGGTTGCCCGGCACCGGGTCCGCTGCCGAACATGCCGCCGGAGCCCAGGCCGATGAGCGACTGCACCAGCTGTCGTCCGGTGCCGTTGGCGTCCTTGAACGGGTCCAGCCAGATGTCGACACGAGCCTGGAAGGTGGACAGCATCGGGTAGGCCAGCGCGACGGCACCGGCGAACATCAACAGACCGATGAGGACCCAGCTGGTCCGTTCGGTGGCGATGTACAGCAACGCGACGAACAGCCCGAACAGCAGCAGCGAGGTGCCGAGGTCCTTGAGCCCGACCATCACCAGCAGCGCGGCGAGCCACACGACCAGGATCGGCACCATGTCCTTCAGCCGCGGGAACGGCAGCCCCAGGAACTTCTTGCTGGCCAGCGACAGCACCTCGCGCTTGCGCACCAGGTAATAGGCGAAGAAGATGAGCAGCAGCAGTTTGGCGAACTCGGCGGGCTGGATGACGGTGAAACCGAGGTTGAGCCACAGCCGGGAGTTGTTGATCTCGGTGCCGATGACCGGGGTGATCGGCGAGGCCAGGGCGACCAGACCCATGAGGCCCAGGATGAACGGGTACCGGGCCAGGTTGCGGTGGTCGCGGATCAGCCACAGCACCCCGGCGAAGATGACCACCGAGATGACGAGGAACATCAGCTGTTTGCCGCCGTCGCCGGAGAAGATCCCCACCGCGGCCCGTTCGGCGTCGTCCTCGTAGGTGAACTTCTTGATGCCGTCGACGAACTTGAACGAGCTGAGGTCCAGCCGCCGGATGAAGATGATGCCGATACCGGTCAGCAGTCCGCCCGCGGGCAGGATCACCGGGTCGGCGTAGGGCGCGAACACCCGCACCAGCAGATGGGCCACGACGAACATGGCCGCGATCGTTCCGACCAGGGTGTAGGCGGTGGTCTGGATGCCACCGGTGAGCTTCATCTCGACGGCGATCTCGAAGACGAAGAGCACCAGCACCGCCACCAGCAGCAAGGCCAGTTCGGTGTTCCGGCGGGTTGGCACCCGGGCGGGGCTCGCGGTACTCATACTCCCTCTGCTCAATCGGTTGGCCGACAGTCGACACCCGGTTCCAAGCTACTGCTCGGGCCCTGTGACGGGGTTTCGGACGGACTGGATTCCTTGTCGGATTCCGACGGGCTGGGGCTCTTGGATTTGTCGGGGCTCTTGGAGGTCTCGGACGGCGACGGTGACGGCGACGGGCACGGCTCCAACAGGTTCGACTCGCCGGTGGTGATGCCCTCCATGATGGAGATGGCCCGGTCCCGGCTGCTGGCCTGGATTCCGCTCTCGACCCGGTCGCGCGCGTCGGGGGTCAGGTCCTTGACCGAGACGTCGCTGTCGTACTCCTCCGAGGACATGGGGACACCGAACAGCTCGGTGTTGATGCCCCGGAACACGGCCACGTGCTTCTCGTCGTTGACGCCCACATAGTACTGTCCCTGGATCACCAGGTAGCCGCCGCTGAACACGATGCCCAGCAACAGGACGGTGGCCAGGACGTACCACTTGACCCGGCGGCGACGGTGCCGCTTCATCTGCTTGGTCTGGGCCGCCGACGGTGCCGGTTCGTACAGCTCCTCGGCGGGCGGCTCGGGTTCGGGGGCGGTGGTGGCCGCCGAGGCGCGGGCCGCGGCCGTCGACGGGTCGGCCGAGGAGGCACCCCGGTCGGCAGCGGCGGCTCCGGCCACGATCGGCTCGGACTCCTCGACACCGCCCTCGACCAGATCGGCGACCAGGACGGTGACGTTGTCCGGTCCGCCGCCGCGCAACGCCAGCTGCACCAGCCGGTCGGTGGCCTCGTGCGGATCGGCGATGGTGCGCAGCGTCTCCTCGATGGTGTCGTCACTGACCACACCGGACAGACCGTCGCTGCACAGCAGGTACCGGTCGCCCGCCACCGCCTCCAGGGTCGCGAAGGTCGGCTCCACCTCGTTGGAGCCCAGGGCCCGCAACAGCAGCGACCGCTGCGGGTGGGTCTCGGCCTCGTCGGCGGACAGCTGTCCCTCGTCGACGAGCATCTGGACGTAGGTGTCGTCCTTGGTGACCTGGGTCAGTCGGCCCTGCCTCAGCCGGTAGGCCCGGGAGTCACCGATGTGGACCATGCCGAGGCTGCTGCCGGAGAACAGGAAGGCGGTCAGGGTGGTGCCCATGCCCTCCATGTGCGGGTGTTCCTCGACGGTTTCCCGCAGCCGGGAGTTGGCCTCCTCCACCGAGTCGGCCAGGGCGGCGGTCAGTTCGCCGCGCGGCACGTCCTCGTCGAGTGCGGCCAGCACCCCGATGACGATGTTGCTGGCGAGGTCACCGGCGGCCATTCCTCCCATGCCGTCGGCCACCGCGATGAGACGGGGTCCGGCGTACACGGAATCCTGGTTGCCGCTTCGGATCAGCCCGCGATCGGAGATGGCGGCATAGCGCAAAGTCAATGTCATGGGCGAAGCTCAATACTGGTTCGGCCAATCCGGATCGGTACTCCGGCGGGGATGGGGGTTGGTCCCGAGACCTTAGCGCGCCCCAGATAGGTACCGTTCGTGGAGCCGAGATCCTCCACAAGCCACTGATCGCCGCGGGGCACCAGTTGCGCGTGCCGACCGGAGGCGTAGTCGTCGGTTATGACCAATGTAGAGTCTGGCGCGCGGCCGATCCGGATGGGCGCGTTGCCCAGCGGAAGCTGGGTTCCGGCGAGTTCTCCCTCGGTCACCACCAGCTGCCGCGGCGGCCGGGGACCGGAGGTGATGCCGCCACCGCGCCGCGAAGCGTTACCCCGCCCCGGAACCCGCGCCGGCGTCCGGGCAGCGGTACCCGCGAACACGTCACGCCGGATGGTGCGGGCGACGACGAAGACGAACAGCCACAGCAAAAACAGCAGGCCGAACCTGGCGATGGTGAATACAAGTTCAGGCACGTACTGTCCTCTCAATCACGCGACGGCGGGCGGGCGGCCCGGCCATTCAAGCGGATTTAGTTCGCCTGCAGGGTCAGGGAAGTGGTGCCCAACTGAATCATGTCGCCAGGCTGCAGCGCGACGGTGGATATCCGCTGGCCGTTGACCAGGGTGCCGTTCGTCGAACCCAGGTCGGTGACCAGCACCTGGCCGCCGTCGAAGTCGATGCGGACGTGCACCCGGGAGATGCCGACGTCGGGGAGCCGGATCTGGGCCTGCTCGCCGCGGCCGATGGTGGTGGAGCCCATGGTGATCGCGTACTGGCGGCCGTCACCGGAGACCAGGCGGGGACCCGTAGGAGGAGCGGGTTGGCCCGGACCGGCCTGATCGTAACCACCAGCCGGCGGACCGTATGCCGGGTCCGGACCGGGGGCGTGCTGGTCCTGTTGCGCGGCAACCTCGGCGATGACCCGGAACATGCCGGTGTCAAGACCCTCTCCGCGCTCAATCTCAACAATCACATCGCCATAGACGGTCCAACCGTGCTCACCAATGTGTTCAGCCTGCGACTGGGCCAGCTCCTGGGCCAGCGCGGCGGCGTAGGGAGCCAAACGGTCGTGGTCGGGGGGCGACAGGTCAATGACATAGCGGTTGGGAACCAGGATGCGTCCACCGGCCAGGATTGCCTTGTGCGACTCGGCCTCCCGCTGCATCGCGCCCGCGATCTCCACCGGGTGTACGACACCCTTGAATATCTTTGCGAAGGCGCCCTCGAACAGGCCCTCCAAGCGCTTCTCAAAGCGTCCCAGCACAGTCACCAGTTTCCTCCTTGCCCATCGCCATTCAACACCACTGTGGCATATGCGTTCAGAACAACGATGGTATCGGGCCACACTAACGCCGTGGGGACCGCTGGGGGCCCCACGTGTTAGCCTGACGCGGCCGAAACAGCGTCATCGGAACACGGCAAGCCTAGAGGGTCACGGCAAGCCCTGCCATCGGGCAGTACGTTGTTAATGACACCGCTTTCGGCCGATGGGAAAGCCGGTGGAGACCCCTTCTGGGGCTGTGCTAATGTTTCGTTCGCTCCGATTGAGGAGCAGCCACACGGACAGAACACCAGTTCTGGTCGTGACCACTCGCGGAAGTGGCGGAATGGCAGACGCGCACGGTTCAGGTCCGTGTGCCCGAAAGGGCGTGAGGGTTCAACTCCCTCCTTCCGCACGAGAACGACATATGAATGGGCCCTTGATCCAAGGGCCGATTCCTTTGCCAAGGTTTCATCTAGGGCCAGGTAGCTCAGTTGGTACGAGCGTCCGCCTGAAAAGCGGAAGGTCACCGGTTCGACCCCGGTCCTGGCCACCAAAATACTTAGCCGAAGTGGGTTACCACTTCGGCTTTCGTCGTACGGGGAGTCGAACTCAGTCAGTGTCGTTGAGCCACGCGGCGATGTAGGACAGGTCCTCGCGCCACTGCTGCTCGTCGGTGGGCGGCAGGATGTCGTCCCACATCGTCATGAACGGGCCGCGCAGTTGCAGGTGCCCCTTGGGCCGGGCCAGGAACCACAGCTGTAGGTGCGCCGAGCCGTCGCCCCAGCGGCAGACGTGAACGCGCGCAACCGAATCCAGCGAACGGATGGCGCGTTCCAACCGGACGGTCAACACGCCCAGTTCGGCGGAGTGC containing:
- a CDS encoding FhaA domain-containing protein, with product MTVLGRFEKRLEGLFEGAFAKIFKGVVHPVEIAGAMQREAESHKAILAGGRILVPNRYVIDLSPPDHDRLAPYAAALAQELAQSQAEHIGEHGWTVYGDVIVEIERGEGLDTGMFRVIAEVAAQQDQHAPGPDPAYGPPAGGYDQAGPGQPAPPTGPRLVSGDGRQYAITMGSTTIGRGEQAQIRLPDVGISRVHVRIDFDGGQVLVTDLGSTNGTLVNGQRISTVALQPGDMIQLGTTSLTLQAN
- a CDS encoding FtsW/RodA/SpoVE family cell cycle protein; the protein is MSTASPARVPTRRNTELALLLVAVLVLFVFEIAVEMKLTGGIQTTAYTLVGTIAAMFVVAHLLVRVFAPYADPVILPAGGLLTGIGIIFIRRLDLSSFKFVDGIKKFTYEDDAERAAVGIFSGDGGKQLMFLVISVVIFAGVLWLIRDHRNLARYPFILGLMGLVALASPITPVIGTEINNSRLWLNLGFTVIQPAEFAKLLLLIFFAYYLVRKREVLSLASKKFLGLPFPRLKDMVPILVVWLAALLVMVGLKDLGTSLLLFGLFVALLYIATERTSWVLIGLLMFAGAVALAYPMLSTFQARVDIWLDPFKDANGTGRQLVQSLIGLGSGGMFGSGPGAGQPQETNPAADSDFIFAGLGEELGLFGLVSILMLYLVLVTRGMRAGLGVRDSFGKLFVGGLSFALGYQVFVVLGGVTKLIPLTGQTAPYLASGGSSLIANWILLALLVRVSDAARRPRSAPVGPIKIAPPPPPPEPVDNSPTQIVTMQQRPSEEEVSPSTLDDFGADETQPHPSPPSASPPTSPEVKP
- a CDS encoding PP2C family protein-serine/threonine phosphatase, whose amino-acid sequence is MTLTLRYAAISDRGLIRSGNQDSVYAGPRLIAVADGMGGMAAGDLASNIVIGVLAALDEDVPRGELTAALADSVEEANSRLRETVEEHPHMEGMGTTLTAFLFSGSSLGMVHIGDSRAYRLRQGRLTQVTKDDTYVQMLVDEGQLSADEAETHPQRSLLLRALGSNEVEPTFATLEAVAGDRYLLCSDGLSGVVSDDTIEETLRTIADPHEATDRLVQLALRGGGPDNVTVLVADLVEGGVEESEPIVAGAAAADRGASSADPSTAAARASAATTAPEPEPPAEELYEPAPSAAQTKQMKRHRRRRVKWYVLATVLLLGIVFSGGYLVIQGQYYVGVNDEKHVAVFRGINTELFGVPMSSEEYDSDVSVKDLTPDARDRVESGIQASSRDRAISIMEGITTGESNLLEPCPSPSPSPSETSKSPDKSKSPSPSESDKESSPSETPSQGPSSSLEPGVDCRPTD
- a CDS encoding FHA domain-containing protein FhaB/FipA — its product is MPELVFTIARFGLLFLLWLFVFVVARTIRRDVFAGTAARTPARVPGRGNASRRGGGITSGPRPPRQLVVTEGELAGTQLPLGNAPIRIGRAPDSTLVITDDYASGRHAQLVPRGDQWLVEDLGSTNGTYLGRAKVSGPTPIPAGVPIRIGRTSIELRP